One genomic segment of Candidatus Epulonipiscium sp. includes these proteins:
- a CDS encoding dephospho-CoA kinase: MKVIGLTGGSGSGKSTISMLLKEMTKTYIIDADKIGHKIILKGQEAYYLIIRSFDRTILKEDGEINRRKLGEIVFSNKLFLNILNQITHPKIKEEIIKEINQVKKTPDFYDYIIIDAALLIESGLYELTDEIWAVYADVETRIQRIMLRDGLNRNDAKTRIHSQMPWKEMKKYADRIIDNGKDRELTKKQLRNIIER, translated from the coding sequence ATGAAGGTTATTGGATTAACAGGGGGAAGTGGCAGTGGAAAGAGCACGATTTCAATGTTGCTAAAGGAAATGACAAAGACTTATATAATTGATGCAGATAAAATAGGTCATAAGATTATATTAAAGGGTCAAGAAGCATATTACTTAATTATTAGAAGTTTTGACAGAACGATTTTAAAAGAAGATGGAGAGATTAATAGAAGAAAGCTTGGAGAAATCGTCTTTTCTAATAAATTATTTTTAAATATCCTAAATCAAATTACCCACCCGAAAATAAAAGAGGAAATTATTAAGGAGATAAATCAAGTTAAAAAGACCCCAGATTTCTATGATTACATCATAATTGATGCCGCTCTTTTGATTGAATCAGGATTGTATGAATTAACAGATGAAATATGGGCGGTTTATGCTGATGTAGAGACTAGGATACAAAGAATAATGCTAAGGGATGGGCTAAACAGGAATGATGCTAAGACCCGCATTCATTCCCAGATGCCTTGGAAAGAAATGAAAAAATATGCGGATAGAATCATTGATAATGGGAAAGACAGGGAACTTACAAAAAAACAGCTAAGAAATATTATAGAAAGATAA
- a CDS encoding sigma-70 family RNA polymerase sigma factor, which translates to MEAKDELRLINSAQKGNIAAFEELVIEHETKIYNIAYRMFHNEEDAKDLSQEVFIKAFENIKKFKKESRFSTWLYRIATNSCIDELRRRKDKETYSVDEGIETEGGSIKKEYPDTKHNPEEMIINKEIAHQIQLAMDQLSEEHKNAIILRDFQGFGYNEISGILQCSLGTVKSRISRGRMQLKEILVNQEHFEYNKRLKNRKEGK; encoded by the coding sequence GTGGAAGCAAAAGATGAACTAAGGCTTATAAATAGCGCACAAAAAGGTAATATAGCTGCTTTTGAAGAACTGGTTATTGAGCATGAAACTAAAATATATAATATAGCTTATAGAATGTTCCATAACGAAGAAGATGCAAAGGATTTATCACAGGAAGTATTTATAAAGGCTTTTGAAAATATAAAAAAATTCAAGAAAGAATCTCGTTTTTCCACTTGGCTATACCGCATTGCTACTAATTCATGTATAGACGAACTAAGAAGACGAAAAGACAAAGAAACCTATTCGGTAGATGAAGGCATTGAAACAGAAGGAGGAAGTATAAAAAAAGAATATCCTGATACAAAGCATAATCCTGAGGAAATGATTATTAATAAAGAAATAGCCCATCAAATTCAATTGGCGATGGATCAATTATCCGAAGAACATAAAAATGCAATCATTTTAAGAGATTTTCAGGGTTTTGGATATAATGAAATATCAGGAATCTTACAATGTTCTCTTGGCACTGTTAAATCTAGAATATCAAGGGGAAGGATGCAATTAAAAGAAATACTTGTCAACCAGGAACATTTTGAATATAATAAGCGTCTAAAAAATAGAAAGGAGGGAAAATAA
- a CDS encoding PrsW family intramembrane metalloprotease has protein sequence MNLLQVATAPVIIASVYIYIRDKYEKEPIKLLILGILFGLIIAAPIMEVEAFLSMFTPGTGGVLEAAYTSFVVASGTEEVFKFIVLYFLIWKNENFNEKFDGIVYAVFISLGFAGIENILYVFNPHLGGYQTAIARAVFSVPGHALFGVAMGYYYSIAKFEKHTLLKSFFVPWLLHGIYDFILIAKIPSLMLFFIPFVLYLWVQGMRKIKKHIQSSPFKPQE, from the coding sequence ATGAATTTGTTGCAAGTAGCCACAGCTCCCGTTATAATAGCTTCAGTATATATTTATATAAGGGATAAATATGAAAAGGAACCTATAAAATTACTTATTTTAGGTATTCTTTTTGGATTAATTATAGCAGCCCCTATAATGGAGGTAGAGGCATTTCTATCAATGTTTACTCCCGGAACAGGGGGAGTTTTAGAAGCAGCATACACATCATTTGTTGTAGCTTCCGGTACCGAAGAAGTTTTTAAATTTATTGTTTTATATTTTTTAATATGGAAAAATGAAAACTTTAATGAAAAATTTGATGGAATAGTCTATGCAGTTTTTATTTCATTAGGATTTGCTGGAATTGAAAATATATTGTATGTGTTTAACCCTCATTTAGGGGGATATCAAACTGCAATCGCAAGGGCTGTATTTTCTGTGCCCGGTCATGCATTATTCGGCGTGGCGATGGGGTATTATTATTCCATAGCAAAGTTTGAGAAACACACACTTTTAAAATCATTTTTCGTGCCATGGCTTTTGCATGGGATATATGATTTTATATTAATTGCAAAGATTCCATCCCTTATGCTTTTTTTTATTCCATTTGTGCTCTATCTATGGGTACAAGGGATGCGGAAAATAAAGAAACACATTCAAAGCTCACCTTTTAAACCCCAAGAATAA
- a CDS encoding DUF4931 domain-containing protein yields MSEIRKDIVTGVWTIIALERGKRPYDFEKQSVIKNHEVCPFCVGNEEETPPEVLAYRTKQGEPNNSNWKVRVVPNKYAALKEYKAIETIKGFYETVTGYGIHEVLIDSPKHEDTIGSMSHEQLELVLKAIGERHQAIRLDEKIKYIQVFKNQGAEAGASLQHPHWQIIGVPLIPEYQKKF; encoded by the coding sequence ATGTCAGAGATAAGAAAAGACATTGTTACAGGAGTCTGGACAATAATAGCACTAGAGAGAGGTAAAAGACCCTATGATTTTGAAAAGCAATCAGTTATAAAAAATCATGAAGTTTGTCCTTTCTGTGTGGGAAATGAAGAGGAAACTCCCCCAGAAGTACTGGCATATAGAACCAAGCAGGGAGAGCCTAATAATTCAAATTGGAAAGTAAGAGTAGTTCCTAATAAATATGCTGCATTAAAGGAGTATAAGGCAATAGAAACCATAAAAGGTTTTTATGAAACAGTTACGGGATATGGTATTCATGAAGTATTGATTGATTCACCAAAACATGAAGATACTATTGGTAGTATGTCCCATGAGCAATTGGAGCTAGTCTTAAAAGCCATTGGGGAACGTCACCAAGCCATTAGGTTAGATGAAAAGATAAAATACATTCAGGTTTTTAAAAATCAGGGGGCAGAGGCAGGGGCATCCCTACAGCATCCCCATTGGCAAATAATAGGTGTCCCATTAATTCCCGAATATCAAAAAAAGTTTTAA
- a CDS encoding lytic transglycosylase domain-containing protein, which produces MIDLRRGKIKLLMFIVLFCAIIYIVFSILIRAFFYPIKYETLVNKYSKQYELDSHLVFSIIRTESKFNPKAQSPKNAKGLMQITDKTGEWAAREIGIEGYSSEKLYDPEINIQMGCWYIKRLLIQYNNVDTALAAYNAGSGNVSKWLKNEEYSKDGENLIIIPFKETREYVKKVSKARIQYKRLYK; this is translated from the coding sequence ATAATAGATCTTCGTAGGGGAAAAATTAAATTATTGATGTTCATTGTGCTTTTTTGTGCTATAATCTATATTGTTTTTTCAATCTTAATCCGTGCATTTTTTTATCCTATAAAATATGAAACCTTAGTCAATAAGTATTCTAAACAATATGAATTGGATTCTCACCTTGTTTTTTCTATTATTAGAACTGAAAGCAAATTTAATCCCAAGGCACAATCCCCCAAAAATGCAAAAGGTCTTATGCAAATTACTGATAAAACTGGGGAATGGGCTGCAAGGGAAATAGGGATAGAAGGTTATTCTAGTGAAAAGCTATATGATCCTGAAATTAATATCCAAATGGGTTGTTGGTATATAAAAAGGCTTTTGATACAGTATAATAATGTTGATACTGCTTTGGCTGCATACAATGCTGGTAGTGGCAATGTATCTAAGTGGCTAAAAAATGAAGAGTATAGTAAAGACGGGGAAAATCTTATTATAATTCCATTTAAAGAAACAAGAGAATATGTAAAAAAGGTATCAAAGGCTAGGATACAATACAAACGCCTTTACAAGTAA
- a CDS encoding NUDIX hydrolase, producing the protein MIEAVSCGGVVIHRGKILLLYKNYKHKYVGWVLPKGTVELGETHKDTALREVEEETSVPAKIIKYIGQSQYTFQGRDDIVNKTVHWYLMRASSFYCKPQREEHFVDAGYYKFHEAYHLLKFNDERQMMKKAYYAYVELRKNKQWIRTYKF; encoded by the coding sequence ATGATAGAAGCGGTGAGCTGCGGAGGTGTTGTGATTCATAGGGGTAAAATTTTATTACTATATAAAAATTACAAGCACAAATATGTGGGATGGGTTCTTCCTAAAGGAACCGTAGAATTGGGGGAAACCCACAAAGATACAGCTTTAAGAGAAGTTGAGGAAGAGACTTCCGTTCCTGCAAAAATAATTAAATATATAGGGCAGAGTCAATATACATTTCAAGGAAGAGATGACATTGTTAACAAAACTGTTCATTGGTATTTAATGAGGGCAAGTAGTTTTTATTGTAAGCCTCAAAGGGAAGAACATTTTGTAGATGCTGGATATTATAAATTTCATGAAGCATATCACCTTCTGAAATTCAATGATGAAAGGCAAATGATGAAAAAGGCTTATTATGCATATGTAGAATTAAGAAAGAATAAACAGTGGATAAGAACATATAAATTTTAA
- a CDS encoding SIMPL domain-containing protein, with the protein MKKLNQILPLTLIAILVFTMGVFSRETLKIEPVMANIGTNKTNTITATGEGVVKVKPDIANITMGVRIENKDARTAQTKNAEKMDQVIAALKKMGIADKDIQTSNYSIYPQYDWEAKGGSKIIGYTVENTIKITVRDITKVGDVLDIGVEEGANVSSGIQLSIADTEKYYQEALKQAVNNAKGKATAIGEAIGVTIKIPSSITEQSVGGRSVIYAEDLQMNVRKEMDRTPIQTGELDIRALVEVSYSY; encoded by the coding sequence ATGAAAAAACTAAATCAAATTTTACCTTTAACATTAATTGCTATTCTTGTATTTACTATGGGGGTTTTCTCCAGAGAAACCTTAAAGATAGAACCAGTGATGGCAAACATTGGGACAAATAAAACAAATACTATTACCGCAACTGGGGAGGGTGTTGTAAAGGTTAAACCTGATATTGCAAATATTACTATGGGTGTGCGCATAGAAAACAAGGATGCAAGAACCGCTCAAACAAAGAATGCAGAAAAAATGGACCAAGTTATCGCTGCCCTAAAGAAAATGGGAATAGCCGATAAGGATATACAAACATCAAATTATTCAATCTATCCCCAATATGACTGGGAAGCAAAAGGGGGAAGCAAGATAATTGGGTATACCGTAGAAAACACCATTAAAATAACTGTTAGGGATATTACAAAAGTAGGGGATGTTCTTGATATTGGTGTAGAAGAAGGAGCAAATGTTTCAAGCGGAATACAATTAAGTATTGCAGATACGGAAAAATATTATCAAGAAGCATTAAAACAGGCAGTAAATAATGCAAAAGGTAAGGCAACAGCCATTGGAGAGGCCATAGGGGTCACTATAAAAATTCCTAGTTCAATTACAGAACAAAGTGTAGGAGGAAGAAGTGTTATATATGCTGAAGATTTACAAATGAATGTACGAAAAGAAATGGACCGAACACCTATTCAAACTGGGGAATTGGATATTCGTGCTCTAGTGGAAGTAAGTTATTCATACTAA
- a CDS encoding peptide ABC transporter substrate-binding protein, translating into MFKRLKLTLIFISLIVLITGCAKDGIKDTQPPKTEDEVQEEIPKEPSKGGEMVLAIRTPKTLNPLLNEEYTVDQALKLIFDSLIDFDDTQKPIPNLASNWKFSNDGVTVTIKLREDVKWHDGTRFTAEDVIFSLDTIKNSLDTSPYKRCMQNVISYKPIDEYSIKINYNQPFSGAIYALYFPIIPAHVYGEQNVDTMNQVNPVGTGAYQMDGYSLTKELNLRANSDWFKGEPYIEKIKVVVTPDEETDLYSFDQGQLDLIGTDIVDWEKYAQKDNTQIHEYTTSHYDFIGFNFNKPLFQDKKLRKAIAYAIDRKRLLENYYLNHGIITEVPINPKSWLYTEETERYDFNIEKSKGLLAESGWKDLDQDGILDKEVNGIKTSISFNLLVASENPERKEVAYEIQNMLEEVGIKIQVEEINQEELLNRLNSKNFDVFLGGWKLSPIPNYSFAFHSSEIENGTNYISYKSAVMDNLLAQTFNAIGEEKMKEEYDKLQKFIADELPYISLYFRNAALITNERIQGKINPQKEFYIGNIKDWFIYEAPNTNKEEVEDKELPINE; encoded by the coding sequence GTGTTTAAAAGACTAAAATTAACTTTGATTTTTATTTCTTTAATAGTTCTAATAACGGGCTGTGCTAAGGATGGCATTAAAGATACCCAGCCCCCAAAAACTGAGGATGAGGTGCAAGAAGAAATACCAAAGGAACCTTCTAAGGGGGGAGAAATGGTTCTGGCAATTCGAACCCCTAAAACCTTAAATCCTTTATTAAATGAAGAGTATACTGTTGATCAAGCACTTAAACTTATTTTTGACTCTTTAATTGATTTTGATGATACGCAAAAACCAATCCCAAACTTAGCCTCAAACTGGAAATTTTCTAATGATGGAGTTACAGTTACAATCAAACTTAGGGAAGATGTTAAATGGCATGATGGAACTAGATTTACCGCAGAAGATGTTATTTTTTCTTTAGATACCATTAAAAATTCCTTAGACACCTCCCCTTATAAACGATGTATGCAAAATGTCATTTCATATAAACCTATAGACGAATACTCTATTAAAATTAATTATAATCAGCCTTTTAGCGGAGCAATATATGCCTTGTATTTTCCGATTATTCCTGCTCATGTATATGGGGAGCAAAATGTAGATACAATGAATCAAGTAAATCCTGTGGGAACAGGGGCATATCAGATGGACGGATATTCATTGACTAAAGAATTAAATTTAAGGGCAAATTCTGACTGGTTTAAAGGTGAACCATACATTGAAAAAATAAAGGTAGTAGTTACTCCTGATGAAGAAACAGATCTTTATTCCTTTGACCAGGGGCAGCTAGATTTAATTGGGACAGATATCGTTGATTGGGAAAAATATGCACAAAAAGACAACACGCAAATTCATGAATACACAACTTCTCATTATGATTTCATAGGGTTTAACTTTAACAAACCCTTGTTTCAGGATAAAAAATTAAGAAAGGCTATAGCTTATGCAATTGACAGAAAAAGGCTATTAGAAAATTATTATTTAAACCATGGAATTATAACAGAGGTTCCGATAAACCCCAAGTCCTGGCTTTATACTGAAGAGACTGAAAGATATGATTTTAATATAGAAAAATCAAAAGGGCTTCTCGCAGAATCGGGATGGAAGGACTTAGATCAGGATGGGATATTAGATAAAGAAGTCAATGGGATTAAGACAAGTATTAGCTTTAATTTACTTGTTGCTTCGGAGAACCCTGAAAGAAAAGAGGTCGCATATGAGATTCAAAATATGTTAGAAGAGGTAGGAATAAAGATTCAAGTAGAGGAAATAAATCAAGAGGAATTATTAAATAGATTAAACTCTAAAAACTTTGATGTTTTCCTTGGGGGCTGGAAACTTTCACCGATTCCAAATTATAGTTTTGCCTTTCATTCTTCAGAAATAGAAAACGGTACCAATTACATTTCATATAAAAGCGCCGTGATGGATAATCTCCTAGCACAGACATTTAATGCGATAGGCGAAGAAAAAATGAAAGAGGAATATGATAAGCTCCAAAAATTTATTGCCGATGAATTACCTTATATAAGTTTATATTTTAGAAATGCAGCACTTATTACCAATGAAAGAATCCAGGGTAAGATTAATCCGCAAAAGGAATTCTACATCGGAAATATAAAGGATTGGTTTATTTATGAGGCTCCCAATACTAATAAGGAAGAAGTTGAAGATAAGGAACTACCCATAAACGAATAA
- the polA gene encoding DNA polymerase I: MKKIMLIDGNSIINRAFYGIPLLTNSQGVYTNGVFGFLNILFKLLDEDKPEYIAVAFDLKAPTFRHKVFKEYKGNRKGMPEELRPQIQLLKDILDAMDITRLEKEGYEADDILGTVAKKAEASGMQPIVISGDRDLLQLATDIIKIRIPKTKRGGTEVEDYFAKDLIGKIGVTPLEYIDVKALMGDSSDNIPGVPGIGEKTALKVIQEYHSIENAISHVEEIKPNRASKNLKTYEEQARKSKFLATICTEVPVEIEWERLKIKSFINSKTYELFRQLEFKSLLDKLNFSKEPDNSFENKNVVNREYKAIKSKKGFEDFIEKVLGLKKTSFIIFSDKDKVLGISFCHEKCEGIWVEPSKDLSMEDIMKISKPLFESNNIGKIAHQAKQDMHILKRFDIILNNLVFDTMVAGYVLNPTRETYAYDDLAQEFLGEVIPSEEEVLGKGKSKKSIMDLEEDVRTQFTANQAYIIFNSEEKMKDKLKENNQEMLYYEVEHPLIEVLFKMEDQGFKVDINKLKEYTYELEGKISILTEEIYELAGEEFNINSPKQLGIILFEKLKLPVEKKTKTGYSTAAEVLDKLKNKHTIVEKILEYRQLVKLKTTYGDGLFAVVNKETNKIHSTFNQTITATGRISSTEPNLQNIPIKLDMGRKIRRVFIPSNEEYLLLDADYSQIELRVLGHIAKDETLINAFRTGEDIHRITASQVFKVPFDEVTQRQRNDAKAVNFGIVYGIGAFSLSQDLNISRKEAEKYIEGYFEKYPNVRKYMDATINETRKLGYVSTLFGRRREVADINSKNFMRRSFGERVAMNTPIQGTAADIIKIAMIKVFNRLKERKLKSRLILQVHDELIIEVHKDEIEEVKEILRHEMEYAVELDVPLEIDMHLGKSWFETK; encoded by the coding sequence ATGAAAAAGATTATGTTAATTGATGGCAATAGTATTATAAATAGGGCATTTTACGGGATACCATTACTAACAAATTCACAGGGAGTATATACTAACGGTGTATTTGGTTTTTTGAACATCCTATTTAAATTATTAGATGAAGATAAACCGGAATATATAGCCGTTGCTTTTGATTTAAAAGCACCTACTTTTAGGCATAAGGTATTTAAAGAATATAAGGGAAATAGAAAAGGAATGCCAGAGGAATTAAGGCCACAAATACAATTATTAAAAGATATCTTAGATGCTATGGATATTACTAGATTAGAAAAAGAAGGGTACGAAGCCGATGATATTTTAGGAACTGTTGCAAAAAAGGCAGAGGCCTCTGGAATGCAACCGATTGTAATATCTGGAGATAGAGATTTATTGCAATTGGCCACTGACATTATAAAAATTAGAATCCCTAAAACCAAAAGGGGTGGAACAGAGGTAGAGGATTATTTTGCCAAAGATTTGATTGGAAAAATAGGCGTTACCCCCCTCGAATACATAGATGTAAAGGCTTTAATGGGGGATTCTTCGGATAATATTCCAGGGGTTCCAGGTATAGGAGAAAAAACTGCTTTAAAGGTTATCCAAGAATATCACAGTATAGAAAATGCCATTAGCCATGTAGAAGAGATTAAACCTAATAGGGCTTCAAAAAACCTAAAAACTTATGAAGAGCAGGCAAGAAAAAGTAAGTTTTTGGCGACTATCTGTACTGAAGTACCTGTTGAAATAGAATGGGAAAGACTAAAAATAAAATCCTTCATAAACTCTAAAACATATGAATTATTTAGGCAACTAGAATTTAAAAGTCTGTTGGATAAACTTAATTTTTCTAAGGAACCTGATAATAGTTTTGAAAATAAAAATGTAGTTAATAGAGAATATAAGGCCATAAAATCCAAGAAAGGGTTCGAAGATTTTATAGAAAAGGTCTTAGGTTTAAAGAAAACTTCTTTTATTATTTTTTCTGATAAAGATAAGGTTTTAGGAATAAGTTTTTGTCATGAGAAATGCGAAGGAATATGGGTAGAACCTTCAAAAGATCTATCCATGGAAGACATAATGAAAATATCAAAACCTCTATTTGAGTCTAATAATATTGGAAAAATAGCCCATCAAGCAAAACAGGATATGCATATCTTAAAAAGATTTGATATTATTTTAAACAATCTTGTGTTCGATACGATGGTCGCAGGCTATGTATTAAACCCGACGAGGGAAACATATGCATACGATGATTTAGCCCAAGAATTTTTGGGAGAAGTCATTCCTAGTGAAGAAGAGGTCTTGGGTAAAGGGAAAAGCAAAAAATCCATTATGGATTTAGAAGAAGATGTAAGGACACAATTTACAGCCAATCAGGCGTATATAATTTTTAATTCAGAAGAGAAAATGAAAGATAAATTAAAGGAAAATAACCAAGAAATGCTTTATTATGAGGTGGAACACCCTCTTATTGAAGTTTTATTTAAAATGGAAGACCAAGGGTTTAAGGTTGATATTAATAAGCTAAAAGAATACACTTATGAATTAGAAGGAAAAATTAGTATTCTTACGGAAGAAATATATGAATTAGCGGGAGAAGAATTTAATATTAATTCACCAAAACAATTAGGAATAATACTTTTTGAAAAATTAAAACTTCCTGTGGAAAAGAAGACAAAAACAGGATATTCAACTGCTGCAGAAGTATTAGATAAATTAAAAAACAAGCATACTATTGTGGAAAAAATATTAGAATACAGACAATTGGTTAAGCTAAAAACTACCTATGGAGACGGATTATTTGCTGTTGTTAACAAAGAAACCAATAAGATACATTCTACTTTTAATCAGACTATAACTGCCACTGGTAGAATAAGCAGTACAGAACCCAATCTTCAAAATATACCAATTAAGCTGGATATGGGAAGGAAAATTAGAAGGGTATTTATTCCTAGCAATGAGGAGTATTTATTATTAGATGCGGATTACTCCCAAATTGAACTTAGAGTCTTGGGACATATTGCTAAGGACGAAACCCTTATTAATGCTTTTCGAACTGGGGAAGATATTCATAGAATTACTGCCTCACAGGTATTTAAGGTACCTTTTGATGAAGTAACACAAAGGCAAAGAAATGATGCTAAGGCTGTGAACTTTGGGATTGTGTACGGGATAGGAGCCTTTAGCTTAAGCCAAGACTTAAATATTTCTAGGAAAGAGGCAGAAAAGTATATAGAAGGTTATTTTGAAAAGTATCCCAATGTACGAAAGTACATGGATGCAACAATTAATGAGACTAGAAAACTAGGATACGTATCCACCCTTTTTGGAAGAAGAAGGGAAGTTGCTGATATCAATTCAAAAAACTTTATGCGCCGTTCTTTTGGTGAAAGGGTTGCCATGAATACGCCCATTCAAGGAACTGCTGCAGATATAATTAAAATTGCTATGATTAAGGTATTTAATAGGCTAAAAGAAAGGAAATTAAAATCTAGATTGATACTTCAAGTTCATGATGAACTTATAATTGAAGTACATAAAGATGAGATTGAAGAGGTTAAGGAAATTCTTAGACATGAAATGGAATATGCTGTAGAATTAGATGTGCCCTTGGAAATAGATATGCACCTAGGAAAAAGCTGGTTTGAAACCAAATAA
- a CDS encoding DUF4349 domain-containing protein codes for MSCEQFREAMSPYIDGMIAGDEKMEFEDHLKICHDCKEEFEALKIIIDEVQGLPEEKLPDYYHRDLMLKLYKSNEDKFNKKRFYGNWKVFSGLAAVFIFLIVIAGSLGRITVYDEARKESEFPRGTAGHTNGILANDDTMKEEMEIQDMAVETPQMNIELDLVKESEGSRGITKVRSPEVINRKIIYSTMMSLEVEVFDNAIRQIRDIAEQSGGYVENSSSYIYHSEPEREIYLKQGSIVIRIPVDKYGEIQTRLSNMGHLIHQEETSTNVTEEYIETESRIRMLEVEQDRLLEIMGRADKVEDLIKLEERLNQVRTDLEIYKSKIKNWDQLISFSTFTIDLREVKEIEPIKITSPNLSTKIKSSFNKSLNDIRREFEEIAILMAYMVIPFILMIIVLAIAFLVFKPLVKIIIRKIKNWRDKKL; via the coding sequence ATGAGCTGCGAACAATTTAGGGAAGCAATGTCTCCTTATATAGATGGTATGATAGCTGGAGATGAAAAAATGGAGTTTGAGGACCATTTAAAAATCTGCCACGATTGCAAAGAAGAGTTTGAGGCGCTCAAAATTATAATAGACGAAGTCCAAGGTCTGCCGGAAGAAAAACTGCCGGATTATTATCATAGAGATTTAATGTTAAAGCTTTATAAAAGTAATGAAGATAAGTTCAATAAAAAGAGATTTTATGGTAATTGGAAAGTTTTTTCTGGCCTTGCAGCGGTTTTTATATTTTTGATTGTGATCGCAGGAAGTTTAGGAAGAATTACAGTATATGACGAAGCAAGAAAAGAAAGTGAATTTCCTAGAGGTACAGCCGGACATACCAATGGTATATTGGCTAATGATGATACTATGAAAGAAGAAATGGAAATTCAAGATATGGCAGTAGAAACTCCACAGATGAATATTGAACTTGATTTGGTTAAAGAAAGTGAAGGTAGCAGGGGGATAACCAAAGTAAGATCACCTGAAGTTATAAATAGAAAAATTATTTACAGCACAATGATGTCCTTGGAAGTAGAAGTATTTGACAATGCTATAAGGCAGATTCGGGATATAGCTGAACAAAGTGGGGGATATGTTGAAAATTCTTCTAGTTACATCTATCATTCCGAACCTGAAAGGGAGATATATTTAAAACAGGGCAGTATAGTTATTAGAATTCCAGTAGATAAATACGGAGAAATTCAAACACGATTAAGCAACATGGGACATTTAATCCATCAAGAAGAAACTAGTACCAATGTGACAGAAGAATATATAGAAACGGAAAGCCGGATTCGTATGCTAGAGGTAGAGCAGGATAGACTTTTAGAGATTATGGGTAGGGCAGATAAAGTAGAGGATTTAATTAAATTAGAAGAAAGATTAAATCAGGTTAGGACGGATTTGGAGATTTATAAAAGTAAAATCAAGAACTGGGATCAGCTTATTTCCTTCTCTACTTTTACAATAGATTTAAGAGAGGTAAAAGAGATAGAACCTATAAAAATTACTAGCCCTAACTTAAGCACAAAAATAAAATCCAGTTTTAATAAATCTTTAAATGATATAAGAAGAGAATTTGAGGAAATCGCTATACTCATGGCATATATGGTAATTCCATTTATTTTGATGATAATTGTATTGGCAATTGCTTTTTTAGTCTTTAAACCCCTTGTTAAAATAATAATAAGAAAAATAAAAAATTGGAGGGATAAAAAATTATGA